One Helicobacter ganmani genomic region harbors:
- a CDS encoding type II toxin-antitoxin system RelB/DinJ family antitoxin, producing MTSVVQFRMDSNDKEILETMLKDMGLDLGTAFRMFAAKVLKTGEIPFSITSSIDPDTIWTKEDEKAYKKALKELERGETISHEEMKRKLGL from the coding sequence ATGACTTCAGTTGTGCAATTCAGAATGGACAGCAACGATAAAGAAATATTAGAGACAATGCTCAAAGATATGGGGCTAGATTTGGGAACAGCCTTTAGAATGTTTGCAGCAAAAGTGCTCAAAACAGGCGAGATTCCCTTTAGTATCACGAGTAGCATTGACCCTGATACGATTTGGACAAAAGAGGACGAAAAAGCCTACAAAAAGGCATTAAAAGAGCTAGAAAGAGGCGAGACAATAAGCCACGAAGAAATGAAGCGAAAGCTCGGATTATGA
- a CDS encoding type II toxin-antitoxin system RelE family toxin, whose protein sequence is MSGALEYSKEVEKFLLKHCELAPKIIKALENIAQNPYHNQQDTKKLQGYENHYRLRVGKYRILYEIRENQILIIYAYKADSRGEVYKK, encoded by the coding sequence ATGAGTGGCGCATTAGAATATAGCAAAGAAGTAGAAAAGTTTTTGCTCAAGCATTGCGAGCTAGCTCCCAAAATCATCAAGGCTTTAGAAAATATTGCACAAAATCCTTACCACAATCAACAAGATACCAAAAAGCTTCAAGGTTATGAGAACCACTACCGACTAAGGGTTGGCAAATACAGGATTCTCTATGAAATAAGGGAAAATCAAATCTTGATTATCTATGCCTACAAGGCGGATTCTCGCGGCGAAGTATATAAAAAATGA
- a CDS encoding P-loop NTPase fold protein: MPNENGRISAIAEFLIGNENVCLVIRGAWGVGKTYLWREVEKEIGEKHKEKKVVYIDLFGKESYKQILEEIVLKVNGSHNEILDKVTKLASNAIKLTGAVNINLDSIFSIFKKEDFKNIIVCFDNIERKSNKLPLDEILGLVNLLKEDKLCSVVMILNKDELEKQELNNQNKQEANNDPKPSDNELENPRNWYEIHKEKVIDYEITIENNDEVARKIIENNLKWDIENTKQEIIDIILDYFKQELNDNLRLLIKLTQHIDYFNKHCFSKCYENDKRKEFLGALEWYYKAMITEMKRYYSPPMKDEEKFSGSFLYCKTFLSNLLKLDEKELQTLQKDFSEAIKNETRRLFGKKWQDYYFGNLSDKEYAKGIQNLLQNTKNYVFGNGILYPYNYYITLLEQYKQITKEELHSEKDKIIKQFIEVWIEKESGVDINDDFIDMGFDIIRDLIHEEEKYKQFYEECKSKKYGITDIDSFIKNKSTEEIRETFSSKHIVRYNNFPIDKISEVFQNNNEFCKEFFKYFSSHLSDNSISKYDLENCLFQAYKKFLNQEEYKVKKEEVKKALEKNHSDSLIFQLLNEE, translated from the coding sequence ATGCCTAATGAAAATGGTAGAATTTCGGCTATTGCAGAATTTTTGATTGGGAATGAGAATGTTTGCTTGGTGATACGAGGTGCTTGGGGTGTAGGTAAAACTTACCTATGGAGAGAGGTTGAAAAGGAGATTGGAGAGAAACATAAAGAAAAGAAAGTTGTTTATATTGATTTATTTGGCAAGGAAAGTTACAAACAAATCCTAGAAGAAATAGTTTTAAAGGTTAATGGTAGCCATAATGAGATACTTGATAAAGTAACCAAACTCGCCTCTAATGCTATAAAACTTACAGGAGCGGTGAATATCAATCTTGATTCTATTTTTTCTATTTTTAAGAAAGAGGATTTTAAAAATATTATTGTTTGTTTTGATAACATAGAAAGAAAATCTAACAAGTTGCCACTAGATGAAATTTTGGGGCTTGTTAATTTGTTAAAAGAAGATAAGTTATGTAGTGTAGTTATGATTCTTAATAAAGACGAATTGGAAAAACAGGAATTAAACAATCAAAACAAACAAGAGGCGAATAATGATCCAAAACCAAGTGATAATGAATTAGAAAATCCTAGAAATTGGTATGAAATCCATAAAGAAAAAGTCATTGATTATGAAATTACTATTGAAAATAATGATGAAGTAGCGCGAAAAATCATTGAGAATAATTTAAAGTGGGATATTGAGAATACGAAGCAAGAGATTATAGATATTATTTTAGATTATTTTAAGCAAGAATTAAATGATAATTTAAGATTGCTAATAAAGCTTACACAGCATATTGATTATTTTAATAAGCATTGTTTCTCTAAGTGTTATGAGAACGACAAACGCAAAGAATTTCTTGGTGCTTTAGAATGGTATTATAAAGCAATGATAACCGAGATGAAGCGATATTATTCACCGCCAATGAAAGATGAAGAAAAATTTAGTGGCAGCTTTTTATACTGCAAAACATTTTTGAGTAATTTATTAAAGCTAGATGAAAAAGAATTGCAAACATTGCAAAAAGATTTTTCAGAAGCTATCAAAAATGAGACAAGGAGACTATTTGGTAAAAAATGGCAAGATTATTACTTTGGTAATTTGAGTGATAAGGAATATGCTAAAGGTATTCAAAATCTCTTGCAAAATACCAAAAATTATGTTTTTGGAAATGGCATACTATATCCCTATAATTATTATATTACCTTGCTTGAGCAATATAAACAAATAACAAAAGAGGAGCTACACTCTGAAAAAGACAAGATTATAAAGCAATTTATAGAGGTTTGGATTGAAAAAGAAAGTGGCGTTGATATTAATGATGATTTCATTGATATGGGTTTTGATATTATACGAGATTTAATTCACGAGGAAGAGAAATATAAACAATTTTATGAAGAATGTAAAAGCAAAAAATATGGCATAACAGATATTGACTCTTTCATAAAAAATAAATCCACAGAAGAAATAAGGGAAACTTTTTCATCTAAACATATAGTCAGATACAATAACTTCCCAATAGATAAAATAAGTGAGGTTTTTCAAAACAATAATGAATTCTGTAAAGAGTTTTTCAAATATTTTAGCAGTCATCTTTCCGACAATTCAATTAGTAAGTATGATTTAGAGAACTGCTTATTCCAAGCGTATAAAAAATTTTTAAATCAAGAGGAATATAAAGTCAAAAAAGAAGAAGTTAAAAAGGCTTTAGAGAAAAATCATTCCGATAGTCTTATTTTCCAGTTACTCAATGAGGAGTGA
- a CDS encoding TIGR02757 family protein, whose protein sequence is MESRLTKQTLQRLKVPKNPSQKFLYHLLEEQYQLFNSQEAINEDLPDPLGIARQFKSDKVALFCALFAYGNVQSILRFLNSCNLNALENLQSCDSVLCTSKVYRFQNNAEIQRFFEALLGLESLQEIFLQGYRSDSIFGGIRSLQNAIYARIEEVTEGLKFLLGVVDSSSPLKRWNLFLRWMVRKDCVDLGKWEKVKTSDLLLPLDTHTFRIARRLGLLKRKTYDFKAVLEITTKLKEFDAKDPVKYDFALYRIGQLGLIE, encoded by the coding sequence ATGGAATCTAGGCTTACAAAACAGACTTTACAGAGACTTAAAGTCCCAAAGAATCCATCACAAAAATTTCTTTATCACCTTTTAGAAGAACAATATCAGCTTTTTAACTCACAAGAGGCGATTAATGAGGATTTACCCGACCCATTAGGAATAGCAAGACAATTTAAAAGCGATAAAGTCGCACTTTTTTGCGCTTTATTTGCTTATGGAAATGTGCAGTCTATTTTAAGATTCTTAAATTCTTGCAACCTAAACGCATTAGAAAATTTACAATCTTGCGATTCTGTTCTTTGCACTTCAAAAGTCTATCGTTTTCAGAATAATGCCGAGATTCAACGCTTCTTTGAAGCTCTTTTAGGCTTGGAATCCCTACAAGAGATTTTCTTGCAGGGTTATCGGAGTGATTCTATTTTTGGAGGGATTCGCTCACTTCAAAATGCAATTTATGCAAGAATAGAGGAGGTAACAGAGGGTTTGAAGTTTTTACTTGGGGTTGTGGATTCTTCTTCGCCGCTGAAGCGGTGGAATCTCTTTTTGCGTTGGATGGTGCGAAAGGATTGTGTGGATTTGGGCAAGTGGGAGAAAGTTAAGACAAGTGATTTGCTTTTGCCGCTAGATACGCATACCTTTAGAATCGCAAGGCGATTAGGGCTTTTGAAGCGAAAAACTTATGATTTCAAAGCAGTGTTAGAAATCACAACCAAGCTCAAGGAGTTTGACGCAAAAGACCCTGTGAAATATGACTTTGCTTTGTATCGTATCGGGCAGTTAGGATTGATAGAGTAG
- the dnaJ gene encoding molecular chaperone DnaJ, translated as MEEFDYYEILEVNRTASGEEIKKAYRKMALKYHPDRNPDNENAEEMFKKVNEAYQILSDKEKRQIYDTYGKKGLESSGFGFGDMEGSIFDIFNSVFGGGFGGFGSRRKKDEKYSRDLAIELELSFQEAIFGCKKEVEIRYKSACSACKGSGAKDGKVTTCSTCKGSGRETFTQGFMTFAQTCSKCHGSGETSAEKCEKCLGKGYQEEKEKFEIKIPEGVDNQNQIRVQGRGNKMPDGSRGDLYVEIFVQEDTHFIRHRNDIYLEVPVFFTLVMLGGSIKIPTLTKEKELELKIPIGVKDKQQFVFYGEGVKSVNSGKKGNFIAVVNILYPDKLEEKQRNLLLELHQSFGYEESKPINCLEGLVDKIKNWFK; from the coding sequence TTGGAAGAATTTGATTATTATGAGATTTTAGAAGTCAATCGCACTGCAAGCGGAGAGGAAATCAAAAAAGCTTATCGCAAAATGGCATTAAAATACCACCCCGATAGGAATCCTGATAATGAAAATGCCGAAGAAATGTTCAAAAAAGTCAATGAAGCCTATCAAATCCTAAGCGACAAAGAAAAGCGTCAAATCTACGATACCTATGGAAAAAAAGGTTTAGAATCCAGCGGATTTGGGTTTGGAGATATGGAGGGAAGTATTTTTGATATTTTCAACTCTGTTTTTGGAGGGGGATTTGGAGGATTTGGCTCAAGACGCAAAAAAGATGAAAAATATTCGCGTGATTTAGCGATTGAATTAGAGCTTAGTTTCCAAGAAGCAATTTTTGGCTGCAAAAAAGAAGTGGAAATCCGCTACAAAAGCGCTTGTAGCGCGTGTAAAGGAAGTGGGGCAAAAGATGGTAAGGTAACGACTTGTAGCACATGTAAAGGAAGTGGGCGAGAGACTTTTACACAAGGATTTATGACCTTTGCCCAAACTTGCTCCAAATGCCACGGAAGCGGGGAAACGAGTGCAGAAAAATGTGAAAAATGCTTAGGCAAAGGTTATCAAGAGGAAAAAGAAAAATTTGAGATTAAAATCCCAGAGGGTGTAGATAATCAAAACCAAATCCGCGTGCAGGGGAGAGGAAATAAAATGCCAGATGGTTCGCGGGGAGATTTGTATGTAGAAATCTTCGTGCAAGAAGATACGCATTTTATCCGTCATCGCAATGATATTTATTTGGAAGTTCCCGTGTTTTTTACACTTGTAATGCTTGGTGGCAGCATTAAGATTCCAACACTTACCAAAGAAAAAGAATTAGAACTCAAAATTCCTATCGGCGTCAAGGATAAGCAGCAGTTTGTCTTTTATGGCGAAGGTGTAAAGAGTGTCAATAGTGGTAAAAAAGGCAATTTTATCGCAGTAGTGAATATTTTGTATCCTGACAAACTAGAAGAAAAACAACGTAATTTGCTCTTAGAACTTCATCAGTCGTTTGGTTATGAGGAATCCAAACCAATTAATTGCTTAGAAGGCTTAGTGGATAAAATCAAAAATTGGTTTAAATAA
- a CDS encoding SLC13 family permease, translated as MQKALWILIADILLFSALFTWLPFTKEANLGICILAFVGILWVSEAVHTTITALIVPLLAVIFDLQDVTTALKPFANPVIFLFFGGFALASALHIQGLDKLLANRLILLAKGRMSVAILMLFGVSTLLSMWISNTATAAIMLPLALGILSNLDITKNRGTFLFVLLGVAYSSEIGGFGTMVGSPPNIIAASYLGINFLEWMKLGIPFMCIMLPCMIGILYLLLKPDLNQTFHLALEKTEWDFKKILTLIIFGLTATAWILSAKLSEYFGGIKDLDSIIALSCAIAIGISRVATWKEIQSNTDWGVLWLFGGGLALSVILKDSGASAVLANGVTALFGNSNWLMIILVTALFIIFLTEFTSNTASSALLVPIFGVVGDALGMPHAMLPLVIGFGASCAYMLPVATPPNAIVYGTGYIRQIEMMKYGACVNLFSIVLILIFAWFVWRFI; from the coding sequence ATGCAAAAAGCTTTATGGATTCTCATTGCAGATATTTTGCTCTTTAGTGCGCTTTTTACTTGGCTACCTTTTACCAAAGAAGCCAATCTTGGTATTTGCATTTTGGCATTTGTCGGGATTTTGTGGGTGAGCGAAGCAGTGCATACCACGATTACTGCTCTCATTGTTCCTTTGCTTGCGGTAATATTTGATTTACAAGATGTTACAACTGCTCTTAAACCTTTTGCAAATCCCGTAATTTTCCTTTTTTTTGGAGGATTCGCCTTAGCAAGTGCATTGCATATTCAAGGCTTAGATAAATTACTTGCTAATCGCCTTATCTTGCTTGCTAAAGGCAGAATGTCTGTTGCGATTCTTATGCTTTTTGGTGTGAGCACATTGCTTTCTATGTGGATTAGCAACACCGCAACAGCAGCGATTATGTTGCCCTTAGCTCTTGGTATTTTATCTAATTTAGACATTACAAAGAATCGCGGAACCTTTTTGTTTGTGCTTTTAGGTGTAGCTTATAGTTCAGAAATTGGGGGTTTTGGCACAATGGTAGGAAGCCCGCCCAATATCATTGCTGCTTCTTATCTTGGAATCAACTTTTTAGAATGGATGAAACTTGGGATTCCTTTTATGTGCATTATGCTTCCTTGTATGATTGGAATCCTATATTTACTTCTTAAACCTGATTTAAATCAAACTTTTCATCTTGCATTAGAAAAAACAGAATGGGATTTTAAAAAAATCCTTACTTTAATTATTTTTGGACTCACTGCGACTGCTTGGATTCTTAGCGCGAAATTAAGCGAATACTTTGGCGGAATCAAAGATTTAGATTCCATTATCGCATTAAGTTGTGCGATTGCCATAGGTATAAGCCGCGTCGCAACTTGGAAAGAGATTCAAAGCAACACCGATTGGGGTGTTTTATGGCTCTTTGGCGGAGGGCTTGCCTTAAGCGTGATTCTCAAAGATTCCGGAGCAAGCGCAGTGTTGGCAAACGGAGTTACCGCTCTTTTTGGGAATAGTAATTGGCTTATGATTATCCTTGTAACTGCGCTTTTTATTATTTTCTTGACAGAATTTACAAGCAATACTGCAAGTTCTGCCTTATTAGTGCCAATCTTTGGCGTTGTAGGAGACGCTCTTGGTATGCCACACGCAATGCTACCTCTCGTCATTGGATTTGGTGCAAGTTGTGCCTATATGTTACCTGTCGCCACACCTCCGAATGCGATTGTTTATGGCACAGGTTATATTCGGCAGATAGAAATGATGAAATATGGTGCGTGTGTAAATTTATTTTCTATCGTCTTAATTCTAATCTTTGCGTGGTTTGTTTGGCGTTTTATATAA
- a CDS encoding type II toxin-antitoxin system HicB family antitoxin has protein sequence MLLNVIIEKDQDGYFARILELEGCVSQGNTYEEALFNIKEAGELYLESLKSEEKRTIENKITSIVPMVLANA, from the coding sequence ATGCTATTGAATGTTATTATTGAAAAAGATCAAGATGGGTATTTTGCACGCATTTTAGAGCTTGAAGGTTGTGTTTCGCAAGGTAATACTTATGAAGAGGCTTTGTTTAATATAAAAGAAGCAGGGGAACTTTATTTAGAAAGCCTTAAAAGTGAAGAAAAAAGAACCATTGAAAATAAAATAACTTCAATTGTTCCTATGGTTTTAGCCAATGCCTGA
- a CDS encoding MGMT family protein: protein MFALQRKKFDLPLSPYGTEFQKSVWEELCEIPYGEVQTYGAIAQKSTLLELDGTTLSQQHND from the coding sequence ATGTTTGCTCTGCAACGCAAAAAGTTTGATTTGCCTCTATCGCCCTATGGAACAGAATTTCAAAAATCGGTTTGGGAAGAGCTTTGTGAGATTCCCTATGGAGAAGTCCAAACCTATGGCGCAATAGCACAAAAATCTACTTTATTAGAATTAGATGGAACAACTCTATCACAACAACACAATGACTAA
- a CDS encoding amino acid ABC transporter ATP-binding protein, protein MISVRNLVKKYYESSTKEDKSEKIVLNGLNVEFQRGEKVVIVGPSGSGKSTFLRCLNLLEIPDSGEIWLDNRRISEISIDLYPELANLKGKALNLAIKEYDKKDRQDINEARAKMGMVFQHFNLFNNLNVIENITLAPIKLKKMSVGEAKEVGLALLQRVGLYDKAYEYPSRLSGGQKQRVAIARSLAMKPEVILFDEPTSALDPEMVGGVLSLMKSLADEGMSMVCVTHEMGFAKEVATRVLFMEGGKILEDSPPMEFFDSPKNERLQYFLSHIRR, encoded by the coding sequence GTGATAAGCGTTAGAAATTTAGTTAAAAAATATTATGAAAGTAGCACAAAAGAGGACAAGAGTGAGAAAATTGTGCTTAATGGCTTGAATGTGGAATTTCAGCGAGGAGAGAAAGTTGTCATCGTTGGACCAAGCGGAAGTGGTAAAAGCACTTTTTTGCGCTGTTTAAACCTGCTTGAGATTCCAGATAGTGGAGAGATTTGGCTAGATAATCGGCGCATTTCTGAAATTAGTATTGATTTGTATCCGGAATTAGCAAATCTCAAAGGCAAGGCTTTAAATCTCGCCATAAAAGAATACGACAAAAAAGACCGACAAGACATTAATGAAGCGCGTGCCAAAATGGGTATGGTATTCCAACATTTTAATTTATTTAATAATTTAAATGTAATAGAAAATATTACTTTAGCTCCCATTAAGCTTAAAAAAATGAGTGTCGGGGAAGCAAAAGAAGTGGGTTTGGCTTTATTGCAACGTGTAGGATTGTATGATAAGGCATATGAATACCCTTCTCGCTTAAGTGGAGGACAAAAGCAGAGGGTTGCGATTGCACGTTCGCTCGCAATGAAGCCAGAAGTAATACTTTTTGATGAGCCCACAAGTGCGCTAGATCCTGAAATGGTGGGTGGCGTGCTAAGTTTAATGAAAAGCTTGGCTGATGAGGGAATGAGTATGGTGTGTGTTACGCACGAAATGGGTTTTGCCAAAGAGGTGGCAACAAGGGTTTTGTTTATGGAGGGTGGAAAAATCTTGGAGGATTCTCCCCCAATGGAATTTTTTGATTCTCCTAAAAATGAGCGTTTGCAGTATTTTTTAAGCCATATTCGGCGATAG
- a CDS encoding amino acid ABC transporter permease: MDKIEIFYNQLIVKGGYTLVVEGLFVTILLAVCGLMIGIFVGTMLAILITKEEKNTLEYLLVGIGKLYVGFFRGTPIVVQLLFIYFVILPLFGLAGSSALLVAIVIFGLNSGAYVSEIIRGGILSVDSGQNEAARALGLNSKQSMRFIVFPQALKNALPNLGNEFVTLLKETSVANYVTVHDLTYAFKTIGSASYEYMIPYFFLALCYLVLVMIASFVVKKYEGKLRKSDKR; encoded by the coding sequence ATGGATAAAATAGAAATTTTTTATAATCAACTCATTGTCAAAGGCGGTTACACGCTTGTTGTAGAGGGTTTGTTTGTTACGATTCTACTCGCAGTGTGTGGTTTGATGATTGGAATCTTTGTAGGCACAATGCTTGCGATTTTAATTACCAAAGAAGAGAAAAACACATTAGAATATTTGCTTGTGGGAATTGGAAAGCTGTATGTGGGATTCTTTCGTGGGACGCCGATTGTTGTGCAGCTTTTGTTCATCTATTTTGTAATTCTACCTCTTTTTGGTTTGGCGGGAAGCAGTGCTTTATTGGTTGCTATTGTGATTTTTGGTCTTAATAGTGGTGCGTATGTTAGTGAGATTATTCGCGGTGGAATCTTGAGCGTGGATAGCGGACAAAATGAGGCTGCAAGGGCACTTGGGCTTAATTCTAAACAAAGTATGCGTTTTATTGTTTTTCCGCAAGCCTTGAAAAATGCGTTGCCAAATTTAGGAAATGAGTTCGTCACGCTTCTTAAAGAAACTTCGGTAGCAAATTATGTTACCGTTCATGATTTAACCTATGCGTTTAAGACGATTGGTAGTGCAAGCTATGAATATATGATTCCATATTTTTTCTTGGCACTCTGCTATTTGGTGTTGGTAATGATTGCGAGCTTTGTTGTTAAGAAATACGAGGGGAAACTAAGAAAAAGTGATAAGCGTTAG
- a CDS encoding ABC transporter substrate-binding protein, which yields MQKLIWASLLAILAVIFVQGCSKNEEKIVMATAAEFPPFEYKEGNEFKGIDVEIAQEVAKILGKTLEIKDMEFDSVVSAVSSANVDFGASGLTINEARSKVVDFTTSYYNANQVVIIKNSDSELKAVGDNAAELIKAINKKNGIKIGVQTGTTGAFYAQGDKDWGFEGFKNAEVKGFVNGSLAVSALENGQIDIVIIDEAPARLISKNYANTEVLSAYLTEERYGIAVKKGNQELLDSINQALEKMRTEGVLDKIIKKYY from the coding sequence ATGCAAAAGTTGATTTGGGCAAGTTTGTTGGCGATTTTGGCGGTGATTTTTGTGCAAGGTTGTAGCAAGAATGAAGAAAAGATTGTAATGGCTACTGCTGCAGAATTTCCGCCTTTTGAATATAAAGAGGGCAATGAATTTAAGGGCATTGATGTAGAGATTGCACAAGAGGTGGCAAAGATTTTGGGTAAAACTTTGGAAATTAAAGATATGGAATTTGATTCTGTTGTGAGTGCTGTAAGTAGTGCAAATGTAGATTTTGGTGCAAGTGGTTTGACGATTAATGAGGCGCGTTCAAAAGTTGTGGATTTTACTACCTCTTATTATAATGCAAATCAAGTTGTCATCATTAAAAATTCCGATTCTGAATTAAAAGCTGTGGGTGATAATGCAGCAGAACTCATTAAGGCAATCAACAAAAAGAATGGAATCAAGATTGGTGTGCAAACGGGAACAACAGGGGCATTTTATGCGCAAGGCGATAAAGATTGGGGTTTTGAGGGCTTTAAAAATGCTGAAGTTAAGGGATTCGTCAATGGTTCTTTGGCGGTAAGTGCGCTAGAAAATGGGCAGATTGATATTGTGATTATTGATGAAGCTCCCGCGCGTTTAATCTCCAAAAACTACGCAAACACAGAAGTTTTAAGCGCGTATTTGACGGAAGAGAGGTATGGAATTGCAGTAAAAAAAGGTAATCAAGAGCTTTTGGATTCCATTAATCAAGCACTTGAGAAAATGCGAACAGAGGGCGTGCTAGATAAAATTATTAAAAAGTATTATTAA
- a CDS encoding radical SAM protein yields MNIIFGPVHSRRFGESLGVDLSPDIKQCNYDCLYCELKGKKAQDFMENYLEVEVILKEIQKGLEHFPNIESLTITANGEPTLYPHLYELMLRLEDIKGTKQTLLLTNGSLLHDPIVARACLLFDKVKFSLDAVSKEVFKKIDRPSKSVNLEQILQGIYQFGADFGGELYAEILFVETINDSLDEVKKMAKFLAPMRLKRVDISTIDRPAAYQVKSVSQEKLELFGKVFLDFGLPIFIPKRAEPKEQVQLNLSRDEILKTIALRPQSTEDVATLWNIYSRKILQDLLQSGQVEIVENNATKFYRIGIKA; encoded by the coding sequence ATGAATATTATTTTTGGTCCTGTTCATTCAAGACGCTTTGGGGAATCTCTTGGCGTAGATTTGTCTCCTGATATTAAACAATGCAATTATGATTGTTTGTATTGTGAATTAAAGGGCAAAAAAGCACAAGATTTTATGGAAAATTATTTGGAAGTAGAAGTGATTTTAAAGGAAATCCAAAAAGGCTTGGAACATTTTCCAAATATAGAATCCTTGACGATTACTGCTAATGGAGAGCCAACACTTTATCCACATTTGTATGAGTTGATGTTGCGTTTAGAAGACATTAAAGGCACAAAACAGACTTTACTCTTAACAAATGGTTCTTTATTGCATGACCCTATTGTTGCGCGTGCTTGCTTATTATTTGATAAAGTAAAATTTTCATTAGACGCAGTCAGCAAAGAGGTGTTTAAAAAGATTGACCGCCCAAGTAAAAGCGTAAATTTAGAGCAAATTTTACAAGGAATCTATCAGTTTGGTGCGGATTTTGGAGGCGAATTGTATGCAGAAATTTTATTTGTAGAGACGATCAATGATTCTTTAGACGAAGTTAAAAAAATGGCAAAATTTCTTGCTCCTATGCGATTAAAACGCGTTGATATTAGCACGATTGACCGCCCTGCTGCCTATCAAGTCAAGAGTGTTTCTCAAGAGAAATTGGAGTTATTTGGAAAAGTTTTTTTAGATTTTGGACTTCCAATTTTTATTCCCAAAAGAGCGGAACCCAAAGAACAAGTGCAATTAAATTTAAGTCGCGATGAAATCCTAAAAACAATCGCCTTGCGTCCTCAAAGCACGGAAGATGTTGCAACGTTATGGAATATCTATTCGCGTAAGATTCTACAAGATTTGTTGCAAAGCGGTCAAGTGGAGATTGTAGAAAATAATGCTACAAAGTTTTATCGCATTGGAATAAAAGCTTAA
- a CDS encoding 4Fe-4S binding protein yields MSVKITDICIACGACIDECPVEAIVDDDDNPNDDGCYFVHSEKCVECVGHNDEPACASACPTEGCIVWDAVVASQPHRDDISDDKRSAHTPVVE; encoded by the coding sequence ATGTCTGTTAAAATTACTGACATCTGCATCGCCTGTGGTGCGTGTATTGACGAATGCCCGGTAGAAGCTATCGTAGATGATGATGATAATCCAAATGATGATGGTTGCTATTTTGTTCATAGTGAAAAATGTGTAGAATGCGTAGGACACAATGACGAACCTGCTTGTGCCTCTGCATGCCCCACAGAAGGTTGTATCGTATGGGACGCAGTTGTAGCTTCACAACCCCATAGAGACGATATTAGTGATGACAAAAGAAGTGCTCACACACCTGTTGTTGAATAG
- a CDS encoding SPOR domain-containing protein, whose amino-acid sequence MTELESHKDTARDLELDDLLISNNEGDELKSGSNKKLILLSAIGVLLFAVIVLAVYLFQGDSQEINKQEIETQKPLERLEPKMSQTSNENQQNQNTDFGQVPIQNTSSDDQFQMIINQIKAQQNQNNASTQALPTAPNSAPKVESQKPIPQPTQMTSKPEIKQEPSKTTPKESFKDVKVNNPSLQGSEAGKGFYVQVGSFSKFSPNKQLLGLINENKLSYRMQKSGDNNRLLIGPYTTKQEAQNKLSEIRAKINKDAFIKEIK is encoded by the coding sequence ATGACAGAATTAGAATCACACAAAGACACAGCAAGAGATTTAGAATTGGACGATTTATTGATTAGCAACAATGAAGGCGATGAATTAAAAAGCGGAAGCAATAAGAAATTAATTTTATTAAGCGCGATTGGCGTTTTATTATTTGCAGTGATTGTATTGGCTGTTTATTTGTTTCAAGGAGATTCTCAAGAAATAAATAAACAAGAGATTGAAACACAGAAGCCATTGGAACGTTTAGAACCAAAAATGTCGCAAACCTCAAATGAAAATCAGCAAAATCAAAATACAGATTTTGGACAAGTGCCAATCCAAAATACTAGCAGTGATGACCAATTCCAAATGATTATTAATCAAATTAAAGCACAACAAAATCAAAATAATGCTTCTACACAAGCTTTGCCAACAGCTCCTAATTCAGCACCAAAAGTAGAATCCCAAAAACCTATACCACAGCCTACACAAATGACTTCAAAACCTGAAATCAAACAAGAGCCATCAAAAACAACTCCAAAAGAAAGTTTTAAAGATGTTAAAGTAAATAACCCTTCTTTGCAAGGCAGTGAGGCTGGTAAGGGATTCTATGTTCAAGTGGGCTCTTTTAGTAAATTCTCTCCCAATAAGCAGCTTTTAGGCTTGATTAATGAAAATAAATTAAGTTATCGTATGCAAAAATCTGGAGACAACAATCGCTTACTTATAGGTCCTTATACTACAAAACAAGAAGCACAAAATAAATTAAGCGAGATTCGTGCAAAAATCAATAAAGATGCTTTTATTAAAGAAATTAAATAA